The Hymenobacter baengnokdamensis genome includes a region encoding these proteins:
- a CDS encoding SAM-dependent methyltransferase yields the protein MLYLLPTPLAEGTAPQVLPPQVVAAVTWLPYFLVENLRTARRFVKEVAPHRVIEDIRFVLIDKDSTAAQVKAALEPLLKENIAAGVLSEAGCPGIADPGAALAQEAHRLGLAVRPLVGPSSILLTLMGSGLNGQRFAFHGYLPIEKAARIAAIKALDKEAAQRDQSQLCIETPYRNDQLLSDLLAHLSPSTRLCVAADLTAPTEYLRTLPVAEWRRLPALPPLHKRPAVFAWGK from the coding sequence TTGCTTTACCTCCTTCCTACTCCGCTGGCCGAGGGCACGGCCCCGCAGGTGCTGCCGCCGCAGGTGGTGGCCGCCGTGACCTGGCTGCCCTATTTCCTGGTCGAAAATCTGCGCACCGCCCGCCGCTTTGTGAAGGAGGTAGCCCCGCACCGCGTTATTGAGGATATTCGGTTTGTGCTTATCGATAAGGATAGCACAGCCGCTCAGGTAAAGGCGGCCCTCGAACCATTACTAAAAGAAAATATAGCGGCCGGGGTATTATCCGAAGCGGGCTGCCCTGGCATCGCCGACCCCGGCGCGGCGCTGGCCCAGGAAGCGCACCGGCTGGGGCTGGCCGTGCGCCCGCTGGTGGGGCCGTCGTCGATTTTATTAACCCTGATGGGCTCGGGGCTCAATGGGCAGCGGTTTGCCTTTCATGGCTACCTGCCCATCGAGAAGGCCGCCCGCATCGCGGCTATCAAAGCCTTGGATAAAGAGGCGGCCCAGCGCGACCAAAGCCAGCTGTGCATCGAAACGCCCTACCGCAATGACCAGTTATTGAGCGATTTGCTGGCTCACCTCTCGCCCAGCACCCGCCTCTGCGTGGCTGCCGACCTCACCGCGCCTACCGAGTACCTGCGTACGCTGCCCGTAGCCGAGTGGCGCCGTCTGCCCGCGCTGCCACCGCTGCATAAGCGCCCGGCAGTATTTGCCTGGGGCAAGTAG
- the gcvH gene encoding glycine cleavage system protein GcvH — MNIPATLHYTKDHEWISVDGDTATIGITDHAQHELGDIVYVDIDTVDKDVAQHDVFGTVEAVKTVSDLFSPISGTVLEVNPKLADAPETVNSDPYGDGWIIKMKIANPGEVAALLSAQAYGELIGA, encoded by the coding sequence ATGAATATCCCCGCCACCCTGCACTACACCAAAGACCACGAATGGATTAGCGTGGACGGTGACACGGCCACCATCGGCATTACCGACCACGCGCAGCATGAACTGGGCGACATTGTGTATGTTGATATCGACACGGTCGATAAAGACGTTGCGCAGCACGACGTATTCGGTACGGTAGAGGCCGTAAAAACGGTTTCCGACTTGTTCAGCCCCATCAGCGGCACCGTACTCGAAGTAAACCCCAAGCTGGCCGACGCGCCCGAAACCGTAAACTCGGACCCTTACGGCGACGGCTGGATTATTAAGATGAAGATAGCCAACCCCGGCGAGGTAGCGGCCTTGCTGTCGGCCCAGGCCTACGGCGAGCTGATTGGCGCGTAG
- a CDS encoding YicC/YloC family endoribonuclease has protein sequence MLLSMTGFGQAHRDTDRYTATAELRSLNSKTLDLTLRLPRFLQAHELEIRQQITKALLRGKVNFNLDFNRPASAAAATALNRPALLAAFHELQAVAQSLGLAATEETLLAALRLPGVVPTASEAAQTSQAETGAEDPVWAELQPLLTEALAAMQQFRQDEGQTLQQEILGYLATIRQQLAAVELHDPQRVAHVRQRLTAHLAELTQHEQFNATRFEQEVLYYIEKLDIAEEKVRLAAHLDYFELATRQPDEAVGKKLGFLAQEIGREINTIGSKANDATVQHLVVGMKEELEKIKEQLNNIL, from the coding sequence ATGTTGCTTTCCATGACGGGCTTCGGCCAGGCCCACCGCGATACAGACCGCTATACCGCGACGGCCGAGCTGCGCTCGCTCAATTCCAAAACCCTCGACCTGACCCTGCGCCTGCCGCGCTTTCTGCAAGCGCACGAGCTCGAAATCCGCCAGCAAATCACCAAGGCCCTGCTACGCGGCAAGGTTAATTTCAATCTTGACTTTAACCGTCCGGCCAGCGCGGCGGCCGCCACGGCGCTCAACCGCCCGGCTCTGCTGGCCGCCTTTCACGAGCTGCAAGCTGTAGCCCAAAGCCTGGGCCTGGCCGCTACCGAAGAAACCCTGCTGGCCGCCCTGCGCCTGCCCGGCGTGGTGCCCACGGCTTCCGAAGCAGCCCAGACCAGCCAGGCCGAAACCGGAGCCGAAGACCCAGTCTGGGCCGAGCTGCAACCGCTGCTCACCGAGGCGCTGGCAGCCATGCAGCAGTTTCGGCAAGACGAGGGCCAGACGCTGCAGCAGGAAATTCTGGGCTACCTGGCTACCATTCGGCAGCAGCTGGCGGCCGTGGAGCTGCACGACCCGCAGCGCGTGGCGCACGTGCGCCAGCGCCTGACCGCGCACCTGGCCGAACTCACCCAGCACGAGCAGTTTAATGCTACCCGCTTCGAGCAGGAAGTATTGTACTACATCGAGAAGCTGGACATTGCCGAAGAAAAAGTTCGCCTGGCGGCTCACCTCGACTACTTTGAGCTGGCTACCCGGCAGCCCGACGAGGCGGTGGGCAAAAAGCTCGGCTTCCTGGCTCAGGAAATAGGCCGGGAAATCAATACGATAGGCTCAAAAGCAAATGATGCCACCGTTCAGCATCTGGTGGTAGGGATGAAAGAAGAACTGGAAAAAATCAAAGAGCAGCTTAATAATATCCTGTAA
- a CDS encoding TonB-dependent receptor, whose protein sequence is MRTLTIGRTATRLTILLLLLLLAKLASAQVTTSAISGKISSDKNEDLIGVTVVATNAPTGTKRGTATEPDGRFTIPNLAPGGPYTVTVTYVGYKEQTISNVFLTLGNTTRLNFTLAAEAQALNEVVVVGNTQATKTGAGTNVSSAQLQQLPTISRSIQDFTRLDPRNSNNSFAGSSFRYNNITLDGAVNNDAIGFSPSLGGTSGTSGLPGSSARANPISLDAIQEIQASVAPFDVKLGNFTGGSINAVTRSGSNEFHGSVYGFGRNQNITGKSIDGTNSKIGSSYHDYQTGFRLGGPIIKNKLFFFTNAEIARRQEPQFYAAGAPGSPVSLDLAKLIADKLQTTYNYNVGAYGDYNIHANSDKIFARLDWNLDDKTSIALRHNYVKSDATNLERSGSLFKFGSQDYTQNNLQNSTVLEVKSNFSNQLANNLILGYTNIHDYRTLLDGPASVFPYVQINNVGASAGDGVLGSKSYFTGSNQILLGSDREASIFNTRTKTFEITDNVTFFAGNHTLTLGTHNELYKIDYGFINSWNGRIEYNNVSDFLKDQPNRIRGTYHLGDNSYDYNYNNPSASFNINLYSAYLQDEWNVTDRLKVSPGIRLDLTSLPSGPPLNSTLVNNPANDARTLNQTYSHVSWADMNNKLLGNVQVSPRLGFNYDVNGDQSVVLRGGTGLFTGRIPYAWLGYAFYNNGVNYNSVDLNNIQKGVIGAAGQPAGTGAGSVYKLNQDPNVVYASLPASNKATTEVDMIDPNFKMPQIWRSSLAVDFRSPTGFRASLEGLYTQVIQDVKFENINLYDNAVYFAQGPTQLPYYPNSGSAAKVNSQFSNAYLLTNTNQGYRYQLTGSVGQTVSNLLDLSVAYTYGVSKDISNGIRNSPESNWQLNPALNANNPALAYSNFDLRNRVVASINLHKSFAQRFTGYFTSVLTYSTGAPFTWVYNNNFFNNGGQQPVQLAYIPASATDISLVTASGSTYTSDASGVQYAALSNFIDNDPYLKNRRGAYAERNAAHTPWNNQADVRFMVEAKLGKLDADVTGAVPTGHTIQISFDIINVGNLLSNSWGRQYFVPNTFNSTLGTGLTQVGFVNSAGAFSSSYSASTATVQGYDRPAFTFGQPATYSIDQLASRWQGQLGVRYSF, encoded by the coding sequence ATGCGCACTCTTACTATCGGTCGGACCGCCACGCGGCTGACAATTCTCCTTCTACTGCTGCTGCTGGCTAAGCTGGCCTCGGCGCAGGTCACCACTTCGGCCATTAGCGGCAAGATTAGCTCCGACAAAAACGAGGACCTGATTGGCGTAACGGTAGTGGCTACCAACGCGCCCACCGGTACCAAGCGCGGCACCGCCACTGAGCCCGACGGCCGCTTTACCATCCCCAACCTGGCGCCCGGCGGGCCTTATACCGTGACGGTAACCTACGTTGGCTATAAGGAACAGACCATCAGCAATGTGTTTCTGACCCTGGGCAATACCACCCGCCTCAACTTTACGCTGGCCGCCGAGGCCCAGGCGCTGAACGAGGTAGTGGTAGTAGGCAACACCCAGGCCACCAAAACCGGGGCCGGCACCAACGTAAGCAGCGCCCAGCTCCAGCAGCTGCCGACCATCTCGCGCAGCATCCAGGACTTTACCCGCCTCGACCCGCGCAACTCGAACAACTCGTTTGCGGGCAGCTCGTTTCGCTACAACAACATTACCCTGGATGGCGCCGTGAACAACGACGCCATTGGTTTTTCGCCCTCGCTGGGCGGCACCAGCGGCACCAGCGGCCTGCCGGGCAGCTCGGCCCGCGCCAACCCGATTTCGCTCGATGCCATTCAGGAGATTCAGGCCTCAGTGGCGCCGTTTGACGTGAAGCTGGGCAACTTTACGGGCGGCTCGATAAACGCCGTGACGCGCTCGGGCTCTAACGAGTTTCACGGCTCGGTGTATGGCTTTGGCCGCAACCAGAACATTACGGGCAAGAGCATCGACGGCACCAACTCGAAAATCGGCTCGTCGTACCACGACTACCAGACCGGCTTCCGCCTGGGCGGGCCAATCATTAAGAATAAGCTATTCTTCTTCACCAACGCCGAGATTGCCCGCCGCCAGGAGCCGCAGTTTTACGCGGCCGGCGCACCGGGCTCGCCCGTGTCGCTGGACCTGGCCAAGCTGATTGCCGACAAGCTGCAAACCACTTACAACTATAATGTGGGCGCTTACGGCGACTATAACATCCACGCCAACAGCGACAAGATTTTTGCCCGCCTCGACTGGAACCTGGACGACAAGACCAGCATTGCGCTGCGTCACAACTACGTGAAATCGGACGCCACCAACCTGGAGCGCTCGGGCAGCTTATTTAAGTTTGGCTCGCAGGACTATACGCAGAACAACCTCCAGAACTCGACGGTGCTGGAAGTGAAGTCGAACTTCTCAAACCAGCTGGCCAACAACCTGATTCTGGGCTATACTAATATTCACGACTACCGCACGCTGCTGGACGGCCCGGCCAGCGTGTTTCCGTACGTGCAGATTAACAACGTAGGTGCCAGCGCCGGCGATGGCGTGCTGGGCTCGAAAAGCTACTTCACCGGCTCGAACCAGATTCTGCTGGGCTCGGACCGCGAGGCCAGCATCTTCAACACCCGCACCAAGACGTTTGAGATTACCGACAACGTGACCTTCTTTGCCGGCAACCACACCCTTACGCTGGGCACCCACAATGAGCTGTATAAGATTGACTACGGCTTTATCAACTCCTGGAACGGCCGCATCGAGTACAACAACGTGAGCGACTTTCTCAAGGACCAGCCCAACCGCATCCGGGGCACGTACCACCTCGGCGACAACAGCTACGACTACAACTACAACAACCCGTCGGCCTCGTTCAACATCAACCTCTACTCGGCTTACCTGCAGGACGAGTGGAACGTGACCGACCGCCTGAAAGTGTCGCCCGGCATTCGCCTTGACCTCACTTCGCTGCCCAGCGGGCCGCCCCTGAACTCGACGCTGGTAAACAACCCCGCCAACGACGCCCGCACCCTGAACCAGACCTACTCGCACGTGAGCTGGGCTGACATGAATAACAAGCTGCTCGGCAACGTGCAGGTATCGCCCCGCCTGGGCTTCAACTACGACGTGAACGGCGACCAGAGTGTGGTGCTGCGCGGCGGTACGGGCCTCTTCACGGGCCGCATTCCTTATGCTTGGCTGGGCTACGCCTTCTACAACAACGGCGTAAACTATAACTCGGTCGATTTGAACAATATTCAGAAAGGCGTTATCGGAGCCGCCGGCCAGCCGGCCGGCACCGGGGCGGGCTCGGTGTATAAGCTCAACCAGGACCCGAACGTGGTTTATGCCAGCCTGCCGGCCAGCAACAAAGCCACCACGGAAGTGGACATGATTGACCCCAACTTCAAGATGCCCCAAATCTGGCGCTCGTCGCTGGCCGTGGACTTCAGGTCGCCTACCGGCTTCCGCGCCTCGCTGGAAGGCCTGTACACCCAGGTGATTCAGGACGTGAAGTTTGAAAACATCAACCTTTACGACAACGCCGTGTACTTTGCCCAGGGCCCCACGCAGTTGCCCTACTACCCCAACAGCGGCAGCGCTGCCAAGGTGAACTCGCAGTTTTCAAACGCCTACCTGCTCACCAATACCAACCAGGGCTACCGCTACCAGCTGACCGGCTCGGTAGGCCAGACGGTGAGCAACCTGCTCGACCTGAGCGTGGCCTATACCTACGGCGTGAGCAAGGACATCAGCAACGGCATCCGCAACTCGCCCGAGTCGAACTGGCAGCTCAACCCCGCCCTGAATGCCAACAACCCCGCCCTGGCGTATTCAAACTTCGATTTGCGCAACCGCGTGGTAGCTTCCATCAACCTGCACAAGAGCTTTGCGCAGCGCTTTACGGGCTACTTCACTTCGGTGCTGACCTACTCGACCGGCGCACCGTTTACCTGGGTGTATAACAACAACTTCTTCAACAACGGTGGTCAGCAGCCTGTGCAGCTCGCCTACATTCCGGCCTCGGCTACTGACATCTCGCTGGTAACGGCCTCGGGCTCTACTTATACTTCGGATGCTTCGGGGGTGCAGTACGCTGCCCTGAGCAACTTCATCGACAATGACCCCTACCTCAAGAACCGCCGCGGGGCTTATGCCGAGCGCAACGCCGCTCATACGCCCTGGAACAACCAAGCCGACGTGCGCTTCATGGTGGAAGCCAAGCTGGGCAAGCTCGACGCCGACGTGACCGGCGCCGTGCCCACCGGCCACACCATCCAGATTTCGTTTGATATTATCAATGTCGGCAACCTGCTCAGCAACAGCTGGGGCCGCCAGTACTTCGTGCCCAATACGTTTAACTCGACGCTGGGCACCGGCCTCACCCAGGTGGGATTCGTGAACTCGGCGGGGGCTTTTTCTTCCTCCTACAGCGCCAGCACGGCTACTGTACAGGGCTACGACCGGCCGGCCTTCACCTTTGGGCAGCCTGCCACCTACTCCATCGACCAGCTGGCCTCGCGCTGGCAGGGGCAGCTGGGCGTGCGGTATTCGTTCTAG
- a CDS encoding alpha/beta fold hydrolase, whose protein sequence is MADFSASTPPLLHFLDQGNPAATPLVILHGLFGTLDNWHTLARRWADEAGLRVVSVDLRNHGRSFHSPEHSYALMARDVLALLDHLHLDPARLTVLGHSMGGKVAMCLALGYPTRLAQLVVLDIAPRFSNMEHQDAIIAGLQAVDLRTIQTRQQAEAILAQRIPQVGVRQFLLKNLYRREDNSFAWRINLPVLVSQLAAIGEEIGAAQPFLKPTLFVRGGKSDYITPDDKLHGIPALFPNSQVVTVPDAGHWLHAEKPEEVFALVKSFVGHL, encoded by the coding sequence ATGGCTGATTTTTCTGCTTCAACCCCTCCGCTGCTGCATTTTCTTGACCAGGGCAACCCGGCAGCTACCCCGCTGGTGATTCTCCACGGCTTGTTTGGCACCCTCGACAACTGGCATACGCTGGCCCGGCGCTGGGCCGACGAGGCCGGCCTGCGCGTAGTGTCGGTCGATTTACGCAACCACGGGCGCTCGTTTCACTCGCCCGAGCACAGCTACGCCCTCATGGCGCGGGACGTGCTCGCCCTGCTCGACCACCTACACCTTGACCCAGCCCGCCTCACCGTATTGGGGCACAGCATGGGCGGCAAGGTGGCCATGTGCCTGGCCCTGGGCTACCCCACTCGCCTGGCCCAACTAGTAGTGCTTGACATTGCGCCGCGCTTTTCTAATATGGAGCACCAGGATGCCATTATTGCCGGCTTGCAGGCGGTAGACCTCCGCACCATTCAAACCCGGCAGCAGGCCGAGGCTATACTGGCCCAACGCATTCCGCAGGTAGGCGTGCGCCAGTTCTTACTCAAGAATCTGTATCGTCGTGAAGACAATTCGTTTGCCTGGCGCATCAACTTACCGGTGCTGGTAAGCCAGCTGGCCGCTATTGGTGAAGAAATCGGGGCCGCGCAGCCGTTCCTGAAGCCCACTCTGTTTGTGCGCGGTGGCAAGTCCGACTACATCACGCCCGACGATAAGCTGCACGGCATTCCGGCTCTGTTTCCCAACTCGCAGGTGGTGACCGTGCCCGACGCCGGGCACTGGCTGCACGCCGAAAAGCCGGAGGAGGTGTTTGCGCTGGTGAAAAGTTTTGTAGGTCACCTATAG
- a CDS encoding AAA family ATPase has product MITRQEFPYLQELLINDAYAVKGLRVSVFEPGQEFKHLVLTGRNGSGKTTVLRGIMEAIQYDANNEESAAEHSSWLLSVLKRGGHSKRKTDSFQRQLNEIGRVTLSYLSLPQKLLQFQFGTILTFFEATRKVQVRDVATIAREDELEKQLLQPQPNQSPAELFKQYLVNKKVFQVFDTMEGKSEGAKQQEQFFANLEETLAKIFEDPSTKLEFVRENFEFYINLSDGRRFTFNQLSAGFSAFLSILTELLMRVDLLRKQANDYTYDPCGFVLIDEPETHLHLEMQYQILPLLTGLFPNLQFIVATHSPAVASSIKNATVFDLSTGQTLGDTAAGSSFSELMQTHFGLANEYSNVADKILEEVAEISGMADRPAALARLKQLLEQQGRYMSPVLRLDVHAHLLHLQREQAA; this is encoded by the coding sequence ATGATTACGCGCCAGGAATTTCCTTATCTGCAAGAGTTACTCATCAACGACGCTTACGCCGTAAAGGGCCTGCGCGTGTCGGTTTTTGAGCCGGGGCAGGAGTTCAAACATCTGGTGCTGACTGGAAGGAATGGGTCGGGGAAGACGACGGTATTGCGAGGGATTATGGAAGCAATACAATATGACGCTAACAATGAAGAAAGCGCAGCTGAGCATAGTAGCTGGCTACTATCAGTACTTAAACGTGGAGGTCACTCTAAAAGGAAAACCGATTCTTTTCAGAGGCAGCTTAACGAGATTGGTAGAGTAACACTGTCTTATTTAAGTTTACCACAGAAGTTGCTACAATTCCAGTTTGGTACTATCCTTACGTTTTTTGAAGCTACTCGCAAAGTTCAAGTCAGAGATGTGGCAACAATTGCTCGCGAAGACGAGCTAGAAAAGCAGCTTTTACAACCACAGCCCAATCAATCCCCAGCCGAATTATTCAAACAGTATTTAGTCAACAAAAAAGTCTTCCAGGTCTTCGACACTATGGAAGGCAAATCGGAAGGCGCGAAGCAACAGGAGCAATTTTTTGCCAATCTCGAAGAAACCCTCGCCAAAATATTCGAAGACCCCAGTACCAAGCTTGAATTTGTCCGGGAAAACTTCGAATTCTACATTAACCTTTCCGACGGGCGGCGCTTCACCTTCAACCAGCTTTCGGCTGGCTTTTCCGCGTTTTTAAGCATTCTGACCGAATTATTGATGCGCGTCGACCTGCTGCGCAAGCAGGCCAACGACTACACCTACGACCCCTGCGGCTTTGTGCTCATTGATGAGCCCGAAACGCATCTGCACCTGGAAATGCAGTACCAGATACTTCCGCTGCTCACTGGCCTCTTTCCGAACCTGCAATTCATTGTGGCTACCCACTCGCCGGCGGTAGCGTCGAGCATTAAAAACGCTACGGTGTTTGACCTGAGCACCGGGCAGACGCTAGGCGACACGGCCGCCGGCTCCTCGTTTTCGGAGTTGATGCAGACACACTTTGGGTTGGCAAATGAGTATTCCAACGTGGCCGACAAGATTCTGGAAGAGGTAGCTGAGATAAGTGGAATGGCCGACCGGCCCGCCGCCCTGGCGCGCCTGAAGCAGTTGCTGGAGCAGCAGGGCCGCTATATGTCGCCTGTACTGCGGCTCGATGTGCACGCCCATTTACTGCATTTGCAGCGCGAGCAGGCCGCATGA
- a CDS encoding glycosyltransferase, translated as MHILHLPKWYPHRYDDQDGDFVARHVAAIAAQPGIESAVVFAAVARGPLPQLIDAEVDLAGPVPTWRYYYRARPTGLAPLDKLLKLLLWLWCQRRGLRAVRRHWAGRRPEVVHAHVLLRPAALAWWLRAWHGIPYVLTEHQTALLPANAARLGRARRWLVGQLVRRAAASLPVSHDLARALAALGGANPRTVVIPNVVDTQLFYPPTAPSEPRYGLLHVAAFNEKAKNLSGLLRTLAHLRAAAPPLPGLHLRIAGYGPDEAQLHQLAATLGLLADGTVEFLGKLTPAQVATEMRRAAALVLFSNYENLPCVLIEAQASGLPAVATRVGGVPELLPSDRLGLLVPPTDEAALAEALRTVLTAPAGRFDTASLRARAVAEFSYPAVGRAFAAVYARILGL; from the coding sequence TTGCACATTCTGCACCTGCCCAAGTGGTACCCGCACCGCTACGACGACCAGGATGGCGACTTCGTGGCCCGGCACGTGGCGGCCATCGCGGCGCAGCCGGGCATCGAGTCGGCGGTGGTGTTTGCGGCCGTGGCGCGCGGGCCGCTGCCCCAGCTCATCGACGCGGAGGTTGACCTGGCCGGCCCGGTACCCACCTGGCGCTACTACTACCGTGCCCGGCCCACCGGCTTGGCCCCACTCGATAAGCTGCTGAAGCTGCTGCTGTGGCTGTGGTGCCAGCGGCGCGGGCTGCGGGCCGTGCGCCGCCACTGGGCCGGCCGGCGGCCCGAGGTGGTGCACGCCCACGTACTGCTGCGGCCGGCCGCGCTGGCGTGGTGGCTGCGGGCGTGGCATGGCATCCCGTACGTGCTCACCGAACACCAGACGGCCCTGCTACCCGCCAATGCGGCGCGCTTGGGCCGAGCGCGCCGCTGGCTGGTGGGGCAGCTGGTGCGGCGGGCGGCGGCCAGCCTGCCCGTTTCGCACGACCTGGCGCGGGCGCTGGCGGCGCTGGGCGGGGCCAATCCGCGCACGGTGGTGATTCCCAACGTGGTCGATACGCAGCTTTTTTACCCACCCACCGCGCCTAGCGAGCCGCGCTACGGCCTGCTGCACGTGGCGGCTTTCAATGAAAAAGCCAAAAACCTGAGCGGCCTGCTGCGCACCCTGGCCCACTTGCGGGCTGCTGCCCCGCCCCTGCCGGGCCTGCACCTGCGCATTGCGGGCTATGGCCCCGACGAGGCGCAGCTGCACCAGCTGGCCGCCACGCTCGGCCTGTTGGCCGATGGCACCGTGGAGTTTCTGGGCAAGCTAACACCGGCCCAGGTAGCCACCGAGATGCGCCGGGCGGCGGCCCTGGTCCTTTTTTCCAATTACGAGAACCTGCCCTGCGTGCTCATCGAGGCGCAGGCCAGCGGGCTGCCCGCCGTGGCTACCCGCGTGGGCGGCGTGCCCGAGTTATTGCCCTCCGACCGCCTGGGCCTGCTGGTGCCGCCCACCGACGAGGCGGCCCTGGCCGAGGCCCTGCGCACGGTACTTACGGCTCCGGCCGGGCGCTTCGACACCGCCTCACTACGGGCGCGGGCGGTGGCCGAGTTCAGCTACCCGGCGGTGGGCCGGGCCTTCGCGGCGGTATATGCCCGTATTTTGGGGCTATGA
- a CDS encoding VanZ family protein: protein MKTLTRRFYGRLALAWVAVMLVLTLTPAQDMPRTPEWKLLSFDTAAHAGVFAVLAGLGWLWARCVPRLARYAGGWVLLGCVLFGGLIELLQYIMNMGRHAEWTDLLGDTIGAALVLAGAGLAGRGRRRSALPLAFLLVLPDYAHAQAAEPDLARARRTIEELASPKMHGRGYVQQGEHLAAAYLRNRLRQLGLQPLAPDYTQPFTLDVNTFPGKVDLTLAPNYGALPSPSTRLIAGTDFIAAPASGPAHLQAEVIPFDTLVFQDSTRARRYLLPQPGPVSKPCPSCPLLLRARDYERLASLPAATKARISQRPQVMLVPKLTASLADDQEPAARLEVLAAKWPAPASTPYAKIDLDAQLLHNYQTQNLASIVRGSAQPDSFLVVSAHYDHLGMMGRNVYFPGANDNASGVALLLELAAYYARPENRPACSVVFLLFGAEEAGLVGSTYFVQHPLIPLARIKFLLNLDLLGTGEEGATVVNGRVHEAAFRRLTFFNEAHHYLPRLTARGPAANSDHFPFSQAGVPAFFLYTRGGSLAYHNVNDQPAALSLAGFAGAFGLARDFLNELASN from the coding sequence ATGAAAACGCTTACCCGACGCTTCTACGGCCGTCTGGCCCTCGCCTGGGTCGCCGTGATGCTGGTCCTGACCCTGACCCCGGCGCAGGACATGCCCCGCACGCCCGAGTGGAAGCTGCTTTCGTTTGATACGGCCGCCCACGCCGGGGTATTTGCCGTGCTGGCCGGCCTGGGCTGGCTGTGGGCACGGTGCGTGCCCCGGCTGGCGCGCTACGCCGGCGGCTGGGTGCTGCTGGGATGCGTGCTATTTGGCGGCTTAATTGAGCTACTTCAATATATAATGAACATGGGCCGCCACGCCGAGTGGACCGACCTGCTGGGCGATACCATTGGGGCAGCACTGGTGCTGGCCGGGGCGGGCCTGGCCGGCCGCGGCCGGCGCCGGTCGGCGCTACCCCTGGCCTTCTTGCTAGTGCTACCCGACTACGCCCACGCCCAGGCTGCCGAGCCCGATTTAGCCCGCGCCCGCCGCACCATCGAAGAGTTAGCTTCCCCCAAAATGCACGGGCGGGGCTACGTGCAGCAGGGCGAGCACCTGGCCGCCGCTTACCTGCGCAACCGGCTGCGGCAGCTGGGCTTGCAGCCGCTGGCCCCCGATTACACGCAGCCGTTTACCCTGGATGTAAATACGTTTCCGGGGAAGGTGGACTTAACCCTCGCGCCCAACTACGGCGCCCTGCCCAGCCCAAGTACCAGACTTATTGCCGGCACCGATTTCATTGCGGCCCCGGCATCCGGCCCGGCTCATCTGCAGGCGGAGGTTATACCGTTCGACACCCTGGTTTTTCAGGATTCTACCAGGGCCCGGCGGTACTTGCTGCCCCAGCCCGGCCCTGTCAGCAAGCCCTGCCCAAGCTGCCCGCTTCTGCTGCGGGCCCGCGACTACGAGCGCCTGGCCAGCCTGCCCGCCGCTACCAAGGCGCGCATTAGCCAGCGCCCGCAAGTGATGCTGGTTCCTAAGCTGACGGCCTCACTGGCTGATGACCAGGAACCAGCTGCGCGGCTAGAGGTTCTGGCGGCTAAATGGCCCGCCCCTGCCAGCACTCCTTATGCCAAGATAGACCTCGATGCTCAGCTCCTGCACAACTACCAAACCCAGAACCTTGCTTCCATCGTGCGCGGCAGCGCTCAGCCAGATAGCTTTCTAGTCGTTTCGGCCCACTACGACCACCTGGGCATGATGGGCCGCAACGTTTATTTTCCGGGGGCCAACGACAATGCCAGCGGCGTGGCGCTGCTGCTGGAGCTGGCTGCCTATTACGCCCGGCCCGAAAACCGCCCCGCCTGCTCGGTGGTGTTTCTGCTTTTTGGGGCCGAAGAAGCGGGGCTGGTGGGCTCTACCTATTTCGTGCAGCACCCGCTGATACCGCTGGCCCGTATCAAATTCCTGCTCAACCTCGACCTGCTGGGCACCGGGGAGGAAGGCGCCACCGTAGTAAATGGCCGGGTGCACGAAGCGGCTTTTCGTCGGCTCACGTTCTTCAACGAGGCCCACCACTACCTGCCGCGCCTCACCGCCCGGGGCCCGGCCGCCAACTCCGACCACTTCCCGTTTTCGCAAGCCGGGGTGCCGGCATTTTTCCTCTACACACGCGGCGGCAGCCTGGCTTACCACAACGTAAACGACCAGCCGGCCGCGCTTTCGCTGGCGGGCTTCGCGGGTGCCTTCGGGCTGGCCCGCGACTTTCTGAATGAGCTAGCCAGCAATTGA